A region from the Rhodamnia argentea isolate NSW1041297 chromosome 7, ASM2092103v1, whole genome shotgun sequence genome encodes:
- the LOC115748678 gene encoding splicing factor 3A subunit 2, which translates to MDREWGSKPGSGGAASAQNEAIDRRERLRRLALETIDLAKDPYFMRNHLGSYECKLCLTLHNNEGNYLAHTQGKRHQTNLAKRAAREAKDAPAQPQPNKRKVNVRKTVKIGRPGYRVTKQFDPETKQRSLLFQIEYPEIEDLSKPRHRFMSSYEQRIQPFDKRYQYLLFAAEPYEIIAFKVPSTEIDKSTPKFFSHWDPDSKMFTLQLYFKTKPLETSKPQPPPAANGTAAPGAPPRPPPQAPPPPPPPQGLPPGAPPRNGPPPMPGSAPPPPPPMANGPRPMPPGGAPPVAPPPPPVGPGASYTPGAQLNRPPMPPPHGFPGQQMQG; encoded by the exons ATGGATCGCGAATGGGGTTCGAAGCCCGGAAGCGGAGGCGCCGCCTCCGCCCAGAACGAAGCCATCGACCGCCGCGAGCGTCTCCGCCGACTTGCCCTCGAGACCATCGACCTCGCCAAGGATCCCTATTTCATGCGCAACCACCTCGGCAG CTACGAGTGTAAGCTGTGCTTGACTCTGCACAACAACGAGGGGAACTACTTGGCGCATACGCAAGGGAAGAGGCATCAGACCAACTTGGCTAAGAGAGCGGCTCGTGAGGCTAAGGATGCTCCTGCTCAGCCTCAGCCCAACAAGCGAAAGGTTAATGTTCGCAAGACAG TTAAGATTGGTAGACCTGGGTACAGGGTGACAAAACAATTTGATCCAGAAACAAAGCAAAGATCCCTTCTCTTCCAG ATTGAATATCCTGAGATAGAGGATCTTTCAAAGCCAAGACATCGTTTCATGTCATCTTATGAGCAG AGAATCCAACCTTTTGATAAGAGATATCAATATCTTCTCTTTGCTGCAGAACCTTATGAGATTATTGCTTTCAAG GTTCCTAGCACAGAGATTGACAAATCAACCCCAAAGTTCTTCTCACATTGGGATCCGGATTCAAAGATGTTCACG TTGCAGTTGTATTTCAAAACAAAGCCGCTGGAAACGAGCAAACCTCAACCTCCCCCTGCAGCCAATGGCACTGCTGCACCTGGTGCCCCGCCAAGGCCTCCACCTCAAGCTCCGCCACCGCCTCCTCCACCGCAAGGATTACCACCAGGAGCCCCTCCGAGAAATGGGCCACCTCCAATGCCAGGATCAGCTCCCCCTCCACCTCCGCCAATGGCAAATGGGCCCAGGCCTATGCCTCCGGGCGGAGCTCCACCTGTCGCACCTCCACCACCCCCTGTTGGTCCTGGAGCAAGTTATACTCCCGGCGCACAACTGAACAGGCCTCCAATGCCACCTCCACATGGTTTTCCGGGTCAACAGATGCAGGGTTAA